The following DNA comes from Fervidobacterium thailandense.
CAAATAACTCTTCAAAATGATTCACCAGCTACTCCACCAGCGGTCTTTGTATCTTCACCCAGTCTCCTGGCTCTTTCATTCTCAACTCCCGCTTGATGTTGTGGAGCACAACGAACGCTTTGATGTACTTAATCACGTTCGTTAGGTTCTTGAACCCTCTTCTAATTTGCGTGAAGAACGCAAGAATGCTGTTTCTGGATTCTACCGCTTGATTTACTCTGGAGCTGATGG
Coding sequences within:
- a CDS encoding DDE-type integrase/transposase/recombinase, whose product is MIANFGVALNRDTLQAIKLISPCQPKLVLSDGLTSYAQACEYLNISHKTISSRVNQAVESRNSILAFFTQIRRGFKNLTNVIKYIKAFVVLHNIKRELRMKEPGDWVKIQRPLVE